Proteins from a single region of Bdellovibrio bacteriovorus HD100:
- a CDS encoding Na/Pi cotransporter family protein gives MIDSGNSYFILLVSGVALFLYGMSMASSSLEKLMAGKITGLLNHLSQSKFLAILTGVVLTTLMQSSGAVTSMLVGLGSARVVNLRQVMGVIIGTAIGTTLTVQLISLDLTQYALPVFTLAFAFYFKAKKTVFKNLSLVFMGFGLLFFGMKLISISSHHFAENPMLTEVFQSLRDNPGYSLLISVVFCAFVQSSAVTIGLAMSLATVKAITFYDAMLWVYGANIGTTSVALIAAAGGNYIGRQVAWAHFFYKTLSVVIFYPFTQIFIDFLMTFDTTQTRSIANAHLIFNVLSSIIFFPFINKGAELIEKMFPKAASEEFGTEFVNMNNYQSSALAISYANREIMRTADIVLGMIKDSIRLFETNDPKDFDSIKDRDNKVDFLYRETKMFLLDHANKSTTVVHQNVMNMIMFLSDVERAADAIDINILALAIKKNALKLEFSDEGWAEIRQMHEQVVKVASMAINAYQNKELAEAAIQLKRDLAKTEISLRENHISRLNRGLNTSINTSSIHLDLLSEYRRIASLLCNHAYNQRSQS, from the coding sequence ATGATCGACTCGGGCAACTCGTACTTTATTCTCCTCGTCAGCGGGGTGGCACTCTTCCTTTACGGAATGAGCATGGCCTCCAGCTCTTTGGAGAAACTGATGGCCGGAAAAATCACCGGCCTTTTAAATCATCTTTCGCAAAGTAAATTTCTGGCCATTCTGACCGGGGTGGTGCTGACCACCCTGATGCAAAGCTCGGGGGCGGTGACCTCCATGCTGGTGGGCTTGGGCTCGGCCCGCGTGGTCAACCTGCGCCAGGTGATGGGGGTCATCATCGGCACCGCCATCGGCACCACGCTGACGGTTCAGTTGATCTCTTTGGATCTGACCCAGTACGCCCTGCCGGTGTTCACCCTGGCTTTTGCTTTCTATTTCAAGGCCAAAAAAACAGTCTTCAAAAATCTGTCCCTGGTCTTCATGGGGTTTGGCCTGCTGTTCTTCGGAATGAAGCTGATCTCGATTTCCTCCCACCACTTTGCGGAAAATCCAATGTTGACGGAGGTCTTCCAAAGTCTGCGTGACAATCCGGGTTATTCACTGCTGATCTCAGTCGTGTTCTGCGCCTTCGTACAAAGCTCGGCAGTGACGATTGGTCTGGCGATGAGTTTGGCGACCGTCAAAGCGATCACCTTCTACGATGCGATGTTGTGGGTGTATGGTGCCAATATCGGAACCACTTCCGTGGCCCTGATTGCAGCGGCTGGCGGCAATTACATCGGCCGACAGGTGGCTTGGGCGCACTTCTTCTATAAAACCTTAAGCGTGGTGATCTTCTACCCGTTTACGCAGATCTTTATCGACTTCCTGATGACGTTTGACACCACTCAGACCCGTTCCATCGCCAATGCGCACTTGATCTTCAACGTATTGTCTTCAATCATCTTCTTCCCGTTCATCAACAAGGGTGCCGAGCTGATTGAAAAAATGTTCCCGAAAGCGGCGTCTGAAGAGTTCGGAACCGAGTTCGTGAACATGAACAACTACCAGAGCTCCGCTTTGGCGATCTCTTATGCCAACCGCGAAATCATGCGCACGGCGGACATCGTTCTGGGCATGATCAAGGACTCCATTCGTCTGTTTGAAACGAATGACCCGAAGGACTTTGACTCCATCAAAGACCGCGATAATAAGGTCGACTTCCTGTATCGCGAAACCAAGATGTTCCTTCTGGACCATGCCAACAAGTCCACGACGGTGGTCCACCAAAACGTCATGAACATGATCATGTTCCTCAGTGACGTAGAGCGCGCCGCTGACGCCATCGACATCAACATCCTGGCTTTGGCGATCAAAAAGAACGCACTGAAGCTGGAGTTCTCGGACGAGGGCTGGGCCGAAATTCGCCAGATGCACGAACAAGTGGTGAAAGTGGCGTCCATGGCCATCAATGCCTATCAGAACAAGGAACTGGCCGAAGCCGCTATCCAGCTGAAACGTGATCTGGCCAAAACCGAGATCTCTTTGCGTGAAAACCACATCAGCCGTTTGAACAGAGGTTTAAACACTTCAATCAACACCAGTTCGATCCACTTGGATTTGCTAAGTGAATACCGTCGAATTGCAAGTCTTCTGTGCAACCATGCCTACAATCAAAGGTCCCAGTCATGA
- a CDS encoding heavy metal translocating P-type ATPase, whose product METQGNSAELQLIGMSCVNCAGKIEKTLNGLPGVTATVNFATEKAQVNLGDSPLTVGNLIKTIQELGYQAFEVNSEVDAQKIKEEAAAEYRKELRLFIVSAILTAPFLVEMAMMLTGAAHEMIPRWVQWILATPVQFWVGWRFYRGSYYALKSGSANMDVLVALGTTMAYGLSAVMTVMDWHHHHVYFEASTAVITLILLGKLMESRAKGKTSEAVEGLLRLQPKQAMVERNGEVVALDITELVAGDIVIVKNGESIPVDGLVVQGVSSVDESMLTGESMPVQKGIDDRVYAATLNQEGSLRIKATGVGSKTQLAQIIKIVTTAQGSKAPIQRLADKISAVFVPVVVGISVLTFIGTWLWTGDLTMALISSVSVLVIACPCALGLATPTAVVVGIGKGAQAGVLFRDAKALELAEKIDILVLDKTGTITEGKPVVTEIHVTAGQDRNQVLSFAASLEAGSSHPLAHAILEEARKEGLSLHTVQNFKSVMGQGVEGQIGNQSLKLGRSAWVAPEFSLNQDLLKELESKGQTLMVLADEARVLGYIAVADRIRESSKEAIAEIQKRGVKVMMLTGDNEGTAREISRQAGITDFKHSVKPADKANVIVTLKRKKLRVAMVGDGINDAPALAMADVSFSMSSGTDIAIETADVTLMKNDLRSVAQAIQLSHLTLKKIRQNLFFAFIYNVLGIPLAALGMLNPVIAGAAMAMSSVSVVSNSLLLKRKKI is encoded by the coding sequence ATGGAAACTCAAGGTAACAGCGCCGAATTGCAATTGATTGGCATGTCCTGCGTGAATTGTGCGGGTAAAATTGAAAAGACATTGAATGGTTTGCCGGGAGTCACGGCGACAGTCAATTTTGCGACTGAAAAGGCCCAGGTGAATCTGGGCGACAGCCCTTTGACTGTGGGAAATCTGATTAAAACAATCCAGGAGCTCGGATATCAGGCTTTTGAGGTGAATTCAGAGGTCGATGCACAAAAGATAAAGGAAGAGGCCGCCGCGGAATACCGTAAAGAGCTGCGTCTATTCATTGTCTCTGCCATTCTGACAGCTCCTTTTTTGGTCGAGATGGCCATGATGCTGACCGGGGCCGCGCATGAGATGATCCCGCGCTGGGTGCAGTGGATTCTGGCCACGCCGGTGCAGTTCTGGGTTGGTTGGAGATTCTATCGTGGCTCCTATTACGCGTTGAAATCCGGCAGTGCCAACATGGATGTGCTGGTGGCTTTGGGAACTACGATGGCTTATGGCTTAAGCGCGGTGATGACGGTCATGGACTGGCATCATCATCACGTTTACTTCGAGGCCAGCACGGCCGTGATCACCCTGATCCTGCTGGGTAAACTGATGGAAAGCCGTGCGAAGGGCAAAACTTCAGAAGCGGTGGAAGGCCTGCTGCGACTGCAGCCGAAACAAGCCATGGTGGAAAGAAACGGAGAAGTCGTTGCCCTGGATATCACCGAACTGGTTGCCGGTGACATCGTGATTGTGAAAAATGGTGAATCCATTCCCGTGGACGGATTGGTGGTGCAGGGTGTTTCTTCGGTCGACGAATCCATGCTGACCGGGGAAAGTATGCCGGTACAAAAAGGTATTGATGACCGGGTGTATGCGGCAACGCTGAATCAGGAAGGCAGCCTGCGTATCAAGGCCACAGGAGTGGGAAGCAAGACGCAGTTGGCGCAAATCATCAAAATTGTGACGACCGCCCAGGGATCCAAGGCTCCCATTCAGCGACTTGCGGATAAGATCTCTGCGGTCTTTGTGCCGGTCGTTGTGGGTATCAGTGTTTTGACCTTCATTGGCACCTGGCTGTGGACCGGTGATTTGACTATGGCCTTGATCTCGTCAGTGTCAGTTCTGGTGATTGCGTGTCCATGTGCTTTGGGACTGGCCACGCCAACGGCGGTGGTCGTGGGCATTGGCAAGGGGGCGCAGGCCGGTGTTTTGTTCCGCGATGCCAAAGCTCTCGAGCTGGCAGAAAAAATTGACATCTTGGTTTTGGATAAGACGGGCACAATCACCGAGGGAAAACCCGTGGTGACTGAAATTCATGTGACTGCCGGGCAGGATCGCAATCAGGTGCTGTCTTTCGCTGCAAGCCTTGAAGCCGGGTCCTCGCATCCTCTGGCGCACGCCATTTTGGAAGAAGCCCGTAAAGAGGGGCTGAGCCTGCACACAGTGCAAAACTTCAAAAGCGTGATGGGTCAGGGAGTTGAAGGGCAAATCGGCAATCAATCCCTGAAGCTGGGAAGAAGTGCCTGGGTGGCTCCGGAGTTTTCTCTGAATCAGGATTTGTTGAAAGAGCTCGAGAGCAAGGGCCAGACTTTGATGGTGCTGGCGGATGAAGCCCGCGTGCTCGGGTATATTGCTGTGGCTGACCGAATTCGTGAAAGTTCCAAAGAGGCTATTGCCGAAATTCAAAAGCGCGGCGTGAAAGTGATGATGCTGACCGGGGATAATGAAGGCACAGCCCGCGAAATTTCCCGTCAGGCGGGCATCACGGACTTTAAACACAGTGTGAAGCCAGCCGACAAAGCCAATGTGATTGTGACCTTGAAGCGCAAAAAGCTGCGGGTGGCAATGGTGGGTGATGGGATCAACGATGCGCCAGCGCTGGCCATGGCCGATGTCAGTTTCTCGATGTCCTCGGGCACGGACATTGCCATTGAAACTGCGGACGTCACTTTGATGAAAAACGATCTGAGATCAGTGGCGCAAGCCATTCAGCTTTCGCACCTGACGTTAAAGAAAATCCGCCAGAACCTGTTCTTCGCCTTTATCTATAACGTTCTGGGTATCCCACTGGCCGCATTAGGAATGCTCAATCCTGTCATCGCGGGTGCCGCCATGGCCATGAGCTCAGTCTCTGTAGTCAGCAACTCGTTGTTGCTGAAAAGAAAGAAGATCTAA
- a CDS encoding DMT family protein: protein MMNNAIAPIGLLIISNIFMTFAWYGHLKTLKSSALWLVILISWGVAFFEYVFQVPANRLGSDHYTLPQLKIIQEVITMVVFAGFSVLYMKQSLKLDFLWAGLCLVGAVYFIFRNP from the coding sequence ATGATGAATAACGCCATTGCCCCGATCGGCCTGCTGATCATCTCCAATATCTTTATGACATTTGCCTGGTACGGGCATTTAAAGACATTGAAGTCTTCCGCCCTGTGGCTGGTGATTCTGATCAGCTGGGGAGTGGCTTTCTTTGAATACGTGTTTCAAGTGCCGGCCAACCGCCTGGGGTCTGACCACTACACTTTGCCTCAACTTAAGATCATCCAGGAAGTCATCACCATGGTGGTCTTTGCAGGTTTTTCGGTTCTCTATATGAAACAGTCCCTGAAGCTGGACTTCCTCTGGGCGGGATTATGCCTGGTTGGAGCGGTTTATTTTATTTTCCGCAATCCTTAG
- a CDS encoding metal-sensitive transcriptional regulator yields MKKESGQHPDHSGHLKRLNRVRGQLDGIQNMIEERRYCPDIVFQIRAAAKALQAMENEIMKTHVHGCVKTAIKSKDEKEVSRKIDEIMNLVSK; encoded by the coding sequence ATGAAAAAAGAATCCGGCCAGCATCCCGACCACAGCGGTCATTTAAAGCGTTTAAACCGTGTCCGCGGTCAGTTGGATGGCATCCAAAACATGATTGAAGAGCGTCGTTACTGTCCTGACATAGTCTTTCAGATCCGGGCGGCAGCCAAAGCCCTGCAGGCGATGGAAAACGAGATTATGAAGACCCATGTCCACGGTTGTGTGAAAACCGCAATTAAATCCAAAGATGAAAAAGAAGTCTCAAGAAAAATCGACGAGATTATGAATCTCGTCAGTAAGTAG